From the genome of Petrotoga sp. 9PW.55.5.1:
CAGTGTTTCTAAGTTCTTTAAGTATGCTTTGTTAGGTTTTTCATCATAAATTGTTCCAATTACAAAATCATCCATTTCACCACTTGTGCCCCAACAAGTAGCTATTCTTCCGTCTGGTAATATATGAAAAACTTTTAAGGAATTAGCTCCACAATGTAGCATCCTTGGAAACGATAGAGGTAAATCTACATTTTTAAATCCTTTAAAGCGAGCTAATTCATGGAATTTTAAAGACATTAACCCCCACTGTGAAGAACTACATGTTAACCCTTCAAGTTTATCTCTTATGGTTTCACAAAAGTTTTGAATTTGATGAAAGCCCAGAATTAAATTACTTTTTTCTGCATATCCATTTTTTTTCAAGTAATCTAATAAGTCATTTATTCCGCTTATATTTTGAGGCCATACATTTATCCTCAAAATAACTTCTTTACAGTACTTCAAGGCATTATCCAAACCTTTAATTACATCCTGGAACGACCCTTCTCCATTTCTATAAGGTCTCATTTTATTATGATAGTATTCGGTGCCATCCATAGTAATTTGAGTAGAAACCCAATTATGTTTTTCAAAAAACCTGCATTTTTCTTCATCCAATAATGAACCATTAGAAATTAATCTTGTTGATAAACGATTCTTACCTACTTGACTTTCTAACTTCGTTACTATTTCTTGAATTAAAGGGAATTTTAAAAGTGGCTCTCCACCAGTTAATGTTAAAGTTAGTTTCTCATCATCGGAGGCATCAAATTTTTTCTTTATAAAATTTACTATTAGCTCACTATCATTTTTTTTAAAAGTTATATTTCTATTTTTGTTTTCTTCACCTTGAAAACAATACACACAATTGAAATTACAGTTCAAAGTCAAATATAGTACAAAAGTAAGAGAAATGTCATTTTTTGCTTTCTCAAAATTAGTATAAAGTATTTCACTTTCTATGGCCTCATTCTTGACAATAAAACCATTTTCATAAAGATATTTTACAACATTTGGGTTAGAATCTAAATAAGAATTAGGGTTTTCTACAATATCTTTCACTGCGGTGTCACCTATCATTACCTTTGATGTTAGATTAGAAAGAAAAACAAATTTCCCATTTTCATAAGGTACAATATATGTAGTTTTCGCCTTTCTCAAATTTTGCTTTTCCATAATTATTTCTTACCTCCTCTTTCAAAATAAATATTTATTGTCTTCCGTAATTCTTAACTCGCTTTAAACAAAACCTTTTAATTCAAAAATTTAAAAAATATCTCCATCAACGTAAGTTACATGCAATCTGCTTTAGCTCCCCTTTGTCCAGCAGCTCATCCCGAGCAGGATGAAAGGACACCGCCCGTAACCCTTTTAAAATCAAAGTCTTGTTTTCTGAAATCCTTTTTGGTTCTCTTCCAAAAAGTGTGGGTAGAAAAAATTAAATATGAATAAATGATTAAATAATCTGGTATCATGTAAGAAAACACAGAATAGATAAGGAGTGATATCAGAGAAGAAAAGAACTACCAAAATTCTTTGAGCAGATACTGAATATAACAGATCCATGGTACATAGCAAGGATAGAACAACATGGAGATACAATCAACATATATGTGGATTTCAAAAAAGGTGCAAAGTTTGAATACAACGGTAAATATTACAGTGCATATACTCCCGTCCAAAGGATATGTTCCCCCTTTCAAAGCTGGAGCAAGGTAACACTTTCAAAAAGCAAAGATAATATTTGATAAATTCAAAGAAATATTCGATTACAATAAATCTTCTTA
Proteins encoded in this window:
- a CDS encoding radical SAM/SPASM domain-containing protein, whose product is MEKQNLRKAKTTYIVPYENGKFVFLSNLTSKVMIGDTAVKDIVENPNSYLDSNPNVVKYLYENGFIVKNEAIESEILYTNFEKAKNDISLTFVLYLTLNCNFNCVYCFQGEENKNRNITFKKNDSELIVNFIKKKFDASDDEKLTLTLTGGEPLLKFPLIQEIVTKLESQVGKNRLSTRLISNGSLLDEEKCRFFEKHNWVSTQITMDGTEYYHNKMRPYRNGEGSFQDVIKGLDNALKYCKEVILRINVWPQNISGINDLLDYLKKNGYAEKSNLILGFHQIQNFCETIRDKLEGLTCSSSQWGLMSLKFHELARFKGFKNVDLPLSFPRMLHCGANSLKVFHILPDGRIATCWGTSGEMDDFVIGTIYDEKPNKAYLKNLETLKGYNPLNQDKCKKCEVFALCGGGCLAEALSENGDMSKSVCSNVKYDPEKYLTLFVKERLRKSKFSTRQFT